Part of the Polaribacter sp. Hel1_33_78 genome is shown below.
AGGGCTAACCGTTAATGTTTTGTAAAGAGCCATATTTTTTAAAATGGATGTCGTAACTTTGCAGCTCGAAAAAAATTAGAATATAAATATACATAATATGAGTACAAAAACCGCTTACGTGCCAAATAAAGTTAAAGATATTTCTTTGGCTGCTTGGGGTAGAAAAGAAATTGAATTGGCAGAAGCTGAAATGCCAGGCTTAATGTCTTTGAGAGAAGAATACAAAGATAGTCAACCATTAAAAGGTGCAAGAATTGCAGGGTGTTTGCATATGACAATTCAAACTGCGGTTTTAATTGAAACTTTACAAGCTTTAGGGGCAGAAGTTACTTGGAGTTCTTGTAATATTTTTTCTACACAAGATCAAGCTGCTGCTGCAATTGCTGCTGCCGGAACAGCTGTGTATGCTTGGAAAGATATGACAGAAGAAGAGTTTGACTGGTGTATAGAGCAAACCTTATTTTTTGGAGAAGACAAAAAACCATTAAACTTAATTTTAGATGATGGTGGAGATTTAACAAATATGGTTTTGGATCGTTATCCAGAATTGGCTGCGGGAATCAATGGTTTATCAGAAGAAACGACAACAGGCGTTCATAGATTGTATGACAGGGTAAAAGCAGGAACTTTGCCAATGCCAGCAATTAACGTAAATGATTCTGTTACGAAGTCTAAATTTGATAATAAATATGGATGTAAAGAGTCTGCAGTAGATGCAATTAGAAGAGCAACAGACATTATGTTAGCCGGGAAACGTGTAACGGTTTGTGGTTATGGTGATGTAGGTAAAGGAACAGCAGCTTCTTTTAAAGGAGCAGGTTCTATTGTAACGGTTACAGAAATCGATCCTATTTGTGCTTTGCAAGCTGCAATGGACGGTTTTGAAGTAAAGCGTTTAGAAACTGTTATTGCAAATTCTGATATCATTATTACCACTACCGGAAATAAAGACATTATACAAGGGCGTCATTTTGAGGCAATGAAAGATAAAGTGATTGTTTGTAATATTGGCCATTTTGATAACGAAATTGACATGGCTTGGTTAAACAAAAATCATGGAAATACTAAAGATACCATCAAACCGCAGGTTGACAAATATAACATCGCTGGTAAAGATATTATCATTTTAGCGGAAGGACGTTTGGTGAACCTAGGTTGTGCAACTGGGCATCCAAGTTTTGTAATGTCTAACTCATTTACAAATCAGACTTTGGCTCAAATAGAATTGTGGACAAATAGAGATGCTTATGAAAACGAAGTGTATATGTTACCAAAACATTTAGATGAAAAAGTAGCGTATTTACACTTAGCGAAAATAGGAGTAGAGTTAACAGAATTGCGTAAAGACCAAGCAGAATATATTGGTGTTACACAACAAGGACCTTATAAACCAAAACATTATAGATATTAGTGCTTATTTGATCGAAAGCGCAAACAATATTCATAGAAGTACAAAACCCTTGCAGCAAATTGTAAGGGTTTTTCTTTTTTGGGCGTTTTAACAGGCTATCCACTATATCTTTTTTTCGTTCCTCAAAAAAGGATGCCATTGCTATCCTTAACGCAATACTTTTAGACGATTAATGAAGTTTCTGCGACAGCTAGTAAAATTTATTTTTTAATCAAAAACGAATGTAGATGTTTTTCAAAGGTTTCTTTTTAGTATTTTGCAGACGCTTAATCAAACTACAATGCAACCCACAAAAAAAATAGGACTATTTTTAGGGCCAATTATATTTTTTCTTATTCAGTTTTTACCCATAACGGTTGTTTCAGAAAAAGCAGATGCAGTAATTGCGGTAGCCATTTGGATGGTTATTTGGTGGATTACAGAAACCGTAAACATTGCAGTTACAGCTTTGTTGCCACTTATTTTATTTCCGCTTTTAAAAGTGATGGAAATTGCAGACGTTGGGGCAAATTACGGAAGTCCAATTATCTTTTTATTCTTTGGTGGTTTTGTATTAGCATTAGCTTTAGAGAAGGTAAAGCTGCATAAAAGAATTGCCTTAAATATTATAAAATTTACAGGAACAACGCCTAATAAAGTTGTGCTAGGTTTTATGATTGCTACTGCTTTTATGAGCATGTGGATTAGTAATACAGCATCAACAGTAGTAATGTTGCCAATTGCAATATCAGTCATCAAACTATTAGTAGATGACAGCGACGGCTTTACAAAAGGCGATAAAAATTTTGCGCTAAGTATAATGCTAGGAATCGCTTTTGCGGCAAATGCTGGCGGAATTGCAACGGTTATAGGCACACCACCAAATTCGGTTTTAATAGGTTTGTTAGAAAATCAATATAACATCCAAATTTCTTTTTTAACTTGGATGAGTTTTGGCTTACCTTTTTCTATCATAATGGTTGTTGCGGTTTATTTTGTTTTGGTAAAATGGATGTTTCCTTGTAAAGATATTTTGTTTACGGCATCCGCAAATTTAATTTCTGAGGAAGTTAAAAAACTTGGAAAAGTATCAAAAGAAGAAAAACGTGTTTTGATCATTTTTGCAATTACTGTTTTTTTATGGATAACGAGAACAATTGTGAATACACTTTTTCCAGGGTTAAAATTATCGGATACTGTTATTAGTTTAATTGGTGCAGTTTCTTTATTTGCGATCCCTATGAATTTAAAAAAGGGAAACTTTATCCTTCAGTGGAAAGACACCGAAAAATTGGCTTGGGGAATTTTAATTCTATTCGGAGGAGGTTTGGCACTCGCAAAAGGAATGGCTTCCAGCGGTTTAGTTGCATTGATTACAGATACCATTGCTGCAGGAAATTTTAATGTTTTAGCAACCGTTGCATTGCTAATTGTACTCATGTTATTTATGACCGAGTTAATGAGTAATGTTGCGTTAGTCGCTGTTTTGGCGCCTGTGGTTGCAGGAATTGCAATTGGGTTAAATATTCCTATATTAAATTTATTAATTCCGGTTACAATGGCAAGTAGTTGTGCTTTTATGTTGCCAATGGCAACGCCACCAAATGCTATTGTGTTTGCAAGTGGTTATGTAAAAGTGAATGAAATGGTCAAAGCAGGTATTGTATTAAATGCCATAGCTGTTGGTCTGTTGATTTTGTATTATCAGTTTGTGATTCCCTTGTTTTTTTAATGAAAGTTTCTAAGGGATTTAAAAACCAATTAAGCGCAATTTCAGAAGATGCTAAGTAAACGAAGTACTCATTAGTAGCATTTTTTATCGTTCAGGCATCCACTCCCTCGTAATGGCTTTTTGGTGTTTTAGATTATTCCCAAAGTAAAAAGGACAGTGGCGTTTTAAAAAACAATTGTTACACTATACAAAAGAACGGTATTTTATATCAATAATTTCTCCTAATTTTAACCAAAACGTTTTAATTGCCTTTGTAGCTTCTCCAGTTTTTATTCACTTAAAGTTGCAAGTAAGTGCGTTTTTTGATTTTATTGTACTCATTAATGAGGTTATTTAATCTCATTAATGAGTAGTTGTTTTTATTTTTTTTCTTAGATATTGCATTAATATAATGTTTAACGTTTGTTAGACCAATTAAACCCCTAATTATGAATAAAAAAATTAACTTCGTTTTTCTTGACGATTTATTAAATAAACACCTATTAAGCGTCCTTTTTGTAACCTTACTTTCGCTTAAGTCCTTTGCTCAAACAAATACTGTTACTTATTTTGAAGATTTTGATTCAAGTGGTATTCCAACAGATTTACCTGCTAATGGATATTGGACGTTTCATAATGAAATTGATCCCACCCAAACTTCTTGGGAGGACTTTATTCCAGGTGACGGATTTGCA
Proteins encoded:
- a CDS encoding DASS family sodium-coupled anion symporter translates to MQPTKKIGLFLGPIIFFLIQFLPITVVSEKADAVIAVAIWMVIWWITETVNIAVTALLPLILFPLLKVMEIADVGANYGSPIIFLFFGGFVLALALEKVKLHKRIALNIIKFTGTTPNKVVLGFMIATAFMSMWISNTASTVVMLPIAISVIKLLVDDSDGFTKGDKNFALSIMLGIAFAANAGGIATVIGTPPNSVLIGLLENQYNIQISFLTWMSFGLPFSIIMVVAVYFVLVKWMFPCKDILFTASANLISEEVKKLGKVSKEEKRVLIIFAITVFLWITRTIVNTLFPGLKLSDTVISLIGAVSLFAIPMNLKKGNFILQWKDTEKLAWGILILFGGGLALAKGMASSGLVALITDTIAAGNFNVLATVALLIVLMLFMTELMSNVALVAVLAPVVAGIAIGLNIPILNLLIPVTMASSCAFMLPMATPPNAIVFASGYVKVNEMVKAGIVLNAIAVGLLILYYQFVIPLFF
- the ahcY gene encoding adenosylhomocysteinase — encoded protein: MSTKTAYVPNKVKDISLAAWGRKEIELAEAEMPGLMSLREEYKDSQPLKGARIAGCLHMTIQTAVLIETLQALGAEVTWSSCNIFSTQDQAAAAIAAAGTAVYAWKDMTEEEFDWCIEQTLFFGEDKKPLNLILDDGGDLTNMVLDRYPELAAGINGLSEETTTGVHRLYDRVKAGTLPMPAINVNDSVTKSKFDNKYGCKESAVDAIRRATDIMLAGKRVTVCGYGDVGKGTAASFKGAGSIVTVTEIDPICALQAAMDGFEVKRLETVIANSDIIITTTGNKDIIQGRHFEAMKDKVIVCNIGHFDNEIDMAWLNKNHGNTKDTIKPQVDKYNIAGKDIIILAEGRLVNLGCATGHPSFVMSNSFTNQTLAQIELWTNRDAYENEVYMLPKHLDEKVAYLHLAKIGVELTELRKDQAEYIGVTQQGPYKPKHYRY